The genomic segment tcctccatccgattgcgaagtcttgttttaacaatcttcATCGCTGAAAAAGCTCGTTCAGTAGTTGTTGTCGAAACAGGAAGAGTTAAAATAAGCCGAATCAACCTGTCAACAAGTggataaattgttgatttttctgtttcaacCAATCCTTGACATAATTCAGCAATCGATGACATATTCTTTAACTTTGGATGATTGGGTACATCAAGCTCATAATGCTGCAACTGAAATCtcaaatgagttttttcttggtcAGAAAAGTCTTCAGGATAGAACTTGTCAACAAGTAAGCATATATCTTCAACACTaaataatttatagttatttttaggATCTAAAGTTGTGCTCAACTTAAGAAGCTCGATCGCCTGCTCATTGAATCTATTATTTAGCTCTTGCAACTGTTGATCAATGATAGCTGTAAATATATCAACTCGATAGTGATGCTCAActgttattgattttgttttacggCGAGATCGTCCCACACTAGAAAAACAAGCATCCATATCAGGAACTTCAATGTCTTGATGCTTATAAAATGATATCACTTCTTCTAAAAGAGTTTCTCAGCCATCATCTCTTAACTTCTGAATTAAAGTCTTTGTGGTAGTCACCAAATGCATAGCATTTAAAATGTCTTGAGATTTCTGTTGCAAAACTTGGCAAAGCACATCAGTAATTCTCATAACATTCTTCATTATATGCAAGATgaatgcaaaatcaaatgacattagCAACTTAAATGAAAAAGCCGCATCACCACGTTGAGAATAAGTAGATCCATCTAAAGCGATGTTTTCAAGAACCAAGCAAGTTGCCCCatacatttttatcaaactgCAAATTGATTTGAAGTGCGAACTCCATCTGCTATCTCCAGGTCGTTGCAAACCACCTACTTGATTAATTCCTTTACCCGTTTCAATCTCACCAATATCAACTAAATGTTCAATTGTAGCTACTTGAAAAGCCCGTAATTCATCATTACGCTTGCAAGAAGCAATaacaatgttaataataaaaatcaagttctgAAAGAAAGTGTGAACATCAGATATTTCTCTAGCTGCAGCAATAAAAGCCAATTGTAATTGATGAGCTAagcaatgtacataatatgcatAAGGGCAATCATTAATGAATAAAGCTTGCAATCCATTCCACTCCCCACGCATATTACTAGCACCATCATACCTTTGGCCCCtaatattttgaacatcaagattgtgatgagataaaacaaaggaaatctCTTTCTTAAGAGTTGAAGCAGTTGTATCTTTGACATGAACTATATCCAAAAATTGTTCTCGTATAAATCCACTTCTATCAACAAACCTTATAACAAGGGCAATTTGCTCTCTTCTGGATTCATCTCGAGCTTCATCAACAATTAAGCAAAATCTTGCATCACCAATGTCATGACGAATTGAAGACTGAACATTTCTAGCAAAGACatgtaaaatttctttttgaatttgatgcaAAGTGTATTTAGCATTTTGTGGAGCATTATCCAAAACAAGAGCACCTACTTGTTCATTGTATGATGCTAAAAGTTCcaacatttcaagaaaattacctCGGTTTTTTGATTTTGGATGTTCATCGTGTCCTTTAAAAGCACATGCTTGAAATGTGAGACAACGAACAATATCTATTGAAGCTTTAATACGCAATCgattatttagaatttcttgAGTAGTTTGCCTCTTAACTACCTTTTCAATATGACATGactgatttttcaaattttcgaAGCACCTGGTAGCAAATCTATGAGCTGAATTCGGACTTTTTCCCATATGAGTTAAAAAAGCACATCGTTCCCCATCATTAACTTTCTTCCAACAATTGAATCCTTTAACAGTAAATGTGTCTGATCCTGGCTTTCCAGATGACTTACTTGAAAATAGAtagcaagggaaaaaaatacaGTATTTTTCTCTGAATATTCAAGCCATCGATAACTTTTGAACCAATGAGACTGAAATCGACGAGGATGTTTTTTACCAGTCAGCGAATATTCAGACATCAAAGGTTGATATGGCCCCAAATTAATGTATGcccttctaatttcatcttgttgattaacCGGGTATTTCCAAA from the Populus nigra chromosome 9, ddPopNigr1.1, whole genome shotgun sequence genome contains:
- the LOC133703671 gene encoding uncharacterized protein LOC133703671, whose protein sequence is MLELLASYNEQVGALVLDNAPQNAKYTLHQIQKEILHVFARNVQSSIRHDIGDARFCLIVDEARDESRREQIALVIRFVDRSGFIREQFLDIVHVKDTTASTLKKEISFVLSHHNLDVQNIRGQRYDGASNMRGEWNGLQALFINDCPYAYYVHCLAHQLQLAFIAAAREISDVHTFFQNLIFIINIVIASCKRNDELRAFQVATIEHLVDIGEIETGKGINQVGGLQRPGDSRWSSHFKSICSLIKMYGATCLVLENIALDGSTYSQRGDAAFSFKLLMSFDFAFILHIMKNVMRITDVLCQVLQQKSQDILNAMHLVTTTKTLIQKLRDDG